The proteins below are encoded in one region of uncultured Desulfovibrio sp.:
- a CDS encoding GAK system CofD-like protein has protein sequence MIPSLPPPALGARLAFFTGGTALRGVSRSLTRLTHNSVHLVTPFDSGGSTATLRRAFAMPAVGDLRNRLAALADTDIVPAEVLAFWEYRLPQEGDPQELRQELLRMGQSAHPCWRQMPEVFAAPMRLYLSFFLRRMPRDFDPRVACLGNLLLAGGYLEHRRDFGPVLAFFSRLLQIRGVVMPVVDESLHLAAELHDGSRVVGQHLFSSLEQPIRRLYLTVHEPDRHCVDRTPCRPPLSVSAAAYLQSAGAICYPMGSFFTSVLANLLPAGVGQAIRAARCPKIFIPNSGQDKEVFGLSVAGQARMILQTLREDCPDAPTRDLLHAVLVDRQHGYYEGGCNSTELADMGLRVIDVDMVRADCPERHDPDKVALALMRICSGER, from the coding sequence ATGATACCCTCGCTGCCGCCGCCTGCACTGGGAGCCAGACTGGCCTTCTTTACTGGCGGAACGGCCCTGCGCGGCGTCAGCCGCAGCCTTACCCGCCTGACCCACAATTCCGTCCATCTGGTCACCCCCTTTGATTCCGGCGGCAGCACCGCCACGCTGCGCCGCGCCTTTGCCATGCCCGCCGTGGGCGACCTGCGCAACCGCCTTGCCGCGCTGGCCGACACGGACATTGTTCCGGCCGAGGTGCTGGCCTTCTGGGAATACCGCCTGCCGCAGGAGGGCGACCCCCAGGAGCTGCGCCAGGAGCTGCTCCGCATGGGCCAGAGCGCCCATCCCTGCTGGCGGCAGATGCCCGAAGTCTTTGCCGCTCCCATGCGTCTGTATCTTTCCTTTTTCCTGCGGCGCATGCCCCGCGATTTTGACCCCCGGGTGGCCTGCCTGGGCAATCTGCTGCTGGCCGGCGGCTATCTGGAGCACCGGCGCGACTTCGGGCCGGTGCTGGCCTTTTTCTCCCGCCTGCTGCAAATCCGTGGCGTTGTCATGCCCGTTGTGGACGAAAGCCTGCACCTGGCCGCCGAACTGCATGACGGCAGCCGCGTCGTGGGCCAGCACCTTTTCAGCAGTCTGGAGCAGCCCATCCGCCGCCTGTATCTGACCGTGCATGAGCCGGACCGCCACTGCGTGGACCGCACGCCGTGCCGGCCGCCCCTGTCCGTCTCGGCGGCAGCCTATCTGCAAAGCGCCGGGGCCATCTGCTATCCCATGGGCAGCTTCTTCACCAGCGTGCTGGCCAATCTGCTGCCGGCCGGCGTGGGACAGGCCATACGCGCGGCCCGCTGCCCCAAGATATTCATTCCCAATTCCGGACAGGACAAGGAAGTCTTCGGTCTGTCCGTGGCCGGCCAGGCCCGCATGATTCTGCAAACCCTGCGTGAGGACTGCCCCGACGCTCCCACCCGGGACCTGCTGCATGCCGTGCTTGTGGACCGGCAGCACGGCTACTATGAAGGCGGCTGCAATTCCACCGAACTGGCCGACATGGGCCTGCGGGTCATTGACGTGGACATGGTGCGGGCCGACTGCCCGGAGCGCCATGACCCGGACAAGGTTGCCCTGGCTCTCATGCGCATCTGTAGCGGAGAACGCTGA
- a CDS encoding pseudouridine synthase, with protein MDAPFLSPERTLHTVDDALAGERLDTALRRLCPGLSLRAARRAIQRGSILLNDRPAPAATRLRQGQIISLPQADRQPDADKTACRQVRLLSRQGDYVCLSKPAGLHSVSLAGDAAPSLDHCCRPLLAALPAPAAQAVLLQRLDRDTSGLVCAALNESAATAFRQAEAQGQCQKRYVALLHGALPEQRTADRLLDTCHRRQSRVLDRPAPRLRQTRFTPLLLLRGPEAAALLQALYPGVALPASVPDLTLAGCCIQCGARHQIRAHAAWLGFPLWGDPLYNPAFRQQSPLSFLLHHGMLHTPWGHWTLPPHWNLSPQQHSLLVNWLETPVQ; from the coding sequence ATGGACGCCCCGTTCCTTTCGCCGGAAAGAACCCTCCACACCGTGGATGACGCACTGGCAGGGGAACGGCTGGACACGGCCCTGCGCCGCCTCTGCCCCGGGCTGAGCCTGCGCGCCGCCCGCCGCGCCATCCAGCGCGGCAGCATCCTGCTGAACGACAGACCGGCCCCTGCCGCCACGCGCCTGCGCCAGGGGCAGATCATCAGCCTGCCGCAGGCGGACCGGCAGCCGGATGCGGACAAGACGGCCTGCCGCCAGGTACGCCTGCTGTCGCGGCAGGGCGATTACGTCTGCCTCAGCAAGCCCGCCGGCCTGCACAGCGTTTCCCTGGCCGGCGATGCCGCCCCCAGCCTGGACCACTGCTGCCGGCCCCTGCTGGCGGCCCTGCCGGCCCCTGCCGCACAGGCCGTGCTGCTCCAGCGTCTGGACCGGGACACGTCAGGCCTGGTCTGTGCTGCCCTGAACGAAAGCGCAGCCACGGCCTTTCGCCAGGCCGAGGCCCAGGGGCAGTGCCAGAAGCGCTATGTGGCCCTGCTGCACGGCGCCCTGCCCGAACAGCGGACGGCAGACCGCCTGCTGGATACCTGCCACCGTCGTCAAAGCCGCGTGCTGGACCGGCCCGCCCCGCGCCTGCGCCAGACCCGCTTCACCCCTCTGCTGCTGCTGCGCGGCCCGGAGGCCGCTGCCCTGTTGCAGGCCCTGTATCCCGGCGTGGCCCTGCCCGCTTCCGTACCGGACCTGACCCTGGCCGGCTGCTGCATCCAGTGCGGCGCACGGCATCAGATACGCGCCCATGCCGCATGGCTGGGCTTTCCGCTCTGGGGGGACCCTCTCTATAATCCGGCCTTCCGCCAGCAGTCTCCCCTGTCCTTTCTGCTGCACCACGGCATGCTGCATACCCCGTGGGGGCACTGGACGCTGCCGCCGCACTGGAATCTTTCCCCGCAACAGCATTCTCTGCTTGTCAACTGGCTTGAAACCCCTGTCCAATAA
- a CDS encoding DUF47 family protein: MFAALLPKSAPFFEMLQEQNQLLRHMAGLLVEMLDRTTGMDDAHKRISLLEEQGDALHVRIIRALSQTFITPIDREDILRINQMQEEAMDGIHTLTTRLHIFEFDEVRFPMLQMSRAIRSMLELTSLMLDGLSHRQDCHKTHAFRLLRDECDMVLAVGLAELMDQPENISARDIMDILKWSQAYDRISMLLENVNSLAETLEEAVLKNV; the protein is encoded by the coding sequence ATGTTCGCAGCCCTGTTACCGAAATCGGCCCCCTTCTTTGAAATGCTTCAGGAGCAGAATCAGCTGTTGCGCCACATGGCCGGCCTGCTGGTGGAAATGCTGGACAGAACCACCGGCATGGATGATGCCCACAAGCGCATATCCCTGCTGGAAGAACAGGGGGATGCCCTGCATGTGCGCATCATCCGCGCCCTGTCCCAGACCTTTATCACGCCCATTGACCGCGAGGACATCCTGCGCATCAACCAGATGCAGGAAGAGGCCATGGACGGCATCCACACCCTGACCACCCGGCTGCACATCTTTGAATTTGACGAAGTGCGCTTTCCCATGCTGCAAATGAGCCGGGCCATCCGCTCCATGCTGGAACTGACGTCGCTTATGCTGGACGGTCTCTCGCACCGGCAGGACTGTCACAAGACCCATGCCTTCCGCCTGCTGCGCGATGAATGCGACATGGTGCTGGCCGTGGGCCTGGCGGAACTCATGGACCAGCCGGAAAACATCTCTGCCCGGGACATCATGGACATCCTCAAATGGAGCCAGGCCTACGACCGCATCAGCATGCTGCTGGAAAACGTGAACAGCCTGGCAGAAACCCTTGAAGAAGCGGTCCTCAAAAATGTTTGA
- a CDS encoding inorganic phosphate transporter has protein sequence MFEIPLLLILIVVVALVFDFTNGAHDCANAIATVVSTKVVTPRFAVGCAALLNLVGALLGTEVAKTLGSGIVLPAVVEGSHVLVLAALVGAITWNCITWYFGIPSSSSHALIGGLIGAALANSGLEGLNLGGIVSKVLIPLVVSPLSGYLVGFLIMWIIYWTFARVSRKTVNRTFRKLQLLSAGFMATSHGLNDAQKTMGIVTLALMIFGYLDSSSVEVPLWVKLSCAGAMALGTAIGGWKIVKTMGHRIFKLEPVHGFAAESSASLVIAGASMLGAPVSTTHTISACIFGVGSTKRLSAVRWTVAGQLVTAWVLTLPAAAVVGFLSYLLLHLIWS, from the coding sequence ATGTTTGAGATACCTCTGCTCCTTATTCTCATTGTTGTGGTGGCCCTGGTTTTCGACTTTACCAACGGGGCGCACGACTGTGCCAATGCCATTGCCACCGTGGTCTCCACCAAGGTGGTCACCCCCCGCTTTGCCGTGGGCTGCGCGGCGCTGCTCAACCTTGTGGGCGCCCTGCTGGGCACCGAGGTGGCCAAGACCCTGGGCAGCGGCATTGTGCTGCCCGCCGTGGTGGAGGGAAGTCATGTGCTGGTGCTGGCGGCCCTAGTGGGGGCCATTACCTGGAACTGCATCACCTGGTATTTCGGCATTCCCTCATCCTCGTCCCATGCGCTCATCGGCGGCCTCATCGGCGCGGCGCTGGCCAATTCCGGTCTGGAGGGCCTCAATCTGGGCGGCATTGTAAGCAAGGTGCTGATTCCCCTTGTGGTTTCCCCCCTGTCCGGCTATCTGGTGGGTTTTCTGATCATGTGGATCATCTACTGGACCTTTGCCCGCGTTTCCCGCAAGACCGTCAACAGAACCTTCCGCAAGCTGCAACTGCTGTCGGCGGGCTTCATGGCCACCAGCCACGGCCTCAACGATGCCCAGAAGACCATGGGCATCGTGACCCTTGCCCTCATGATCTTCGGCTATCTTGACAGCAGCAGCGTGGAGGTGCCCCTCTGGGTCAAGCTCAGCTGCGCCGGCGCCATGGCTCTGGGCACGGCCATCGGCGGCTGGAAGATCGTCAAGACCATGGGGCACCGCATCTTCAAGCTGGAGCCGGTGCACGGCTTTGCCGCCGAGTCCTCGGCCTCCCTCGTCATTGCCGGTGCGTCCATGCTGGGCGCCCCGGTCAGCACCACCCACACCATTTCGGCCTGCATCTTCGGGGTCGGTTCCACCAAGCGCCTGAGCGCGGTGCGCTGGACCGTGGCCGGACAGCTGGTGACCGCCTGGGTGCTCACCCTGCCGGCTGCTGCCGTGGTGGGCTTTCTCTCCTACCTGCTGCTGCATCTGATCTGGAGCTGA
- a CDS encoding methylenetetrahydrofolate reductase, which yields MTIGNALRQRQKPFLSFEFFPPSDPAHLPAFYATVDRLRAVNPLFASVTYGAGGKKQQNTLNVTTELVRRGYQVMAHLTCVGASPERITAFLDDLRAGGVTDVLALRGDPPAGDPNWDWNAGHFRHALDLVRFIRQQAPDMGVAVAGYPCPHPESPTFADDRHHLAAKIAAGADFVVTQLFFDVREYVDLVRGLRAQGFTTPVIPGILPIQSFESLRRVLSLCGANIPGKLYLQLEEADRQGGAEAVREAGLRFAVRQIRRLLDEGAPGIHLYTLNKADLCLRLRQETGL from the coding sequence ATGACCATAGGTAATGCCCTGCGGCAGCGGCAGAAACCCTTTCTGTCCTTTGAATTCTTTCCCCCGTCCGATCCGGCGCATCTGCCGGCGTTTTACGCCACGGTGGACCGCCTTCGTGCGGTCAACCCGCTGTTTGCGTCGGTAACCTATGGCGCGGGCGGAAAAAAGCAGCAGAATACGCTGAATGTGACCACAGAGCTGGTCCGGCGCGGCTATCAGGTCATGGCGCATCTTACCTGTGTGGGGGCCTCGCCGGAGCGCATCACGGCCTTTTTGGATGACCTGCGTGCCGGCGGCGTGACGGACGTGCTGGCCCTGCGTGGCGATCCTCCGGCCGGCGATCCGAACTGGGACTGGAACGCCGGGCACTTCCGGCACGCGCTGGACCTGGTGCGTTTCATCCGCCAGCAGGCGCCCGACATGGGAGTGGCGGTGGCCGGCTATCCCTGTCCGCATCCCGAATCGCCGACCTTTGCCGACGACAGGCACCATCTGGCGGCCAAGATTGCGGCCGGGGCCGATTTTGTGGTCACCCAGCTTTTCTTTGATGTGCGCGAATACGTGGACCTGGTGCGCGGCCTGCGGGCGCAGGGTTTTACCACGCCGGTCATTCCCGGCATTCTGCCCATCCAGAGCTTTGAATCCCTGCGGCGGGTGCTCAGCCTTTGCGGCGCCAATATTCCCGGCAAGCTCTACCTCCAGCTGGAAGAGGCAGACCGGCAGGGCGGGGCCGAGGCCGTGCGCGAAGCAGGGCTGCGCTTTGCCGTGCGCCAGATTCGCCGCCTGCTGGACGAGGGGGCGCCCGGCATTCATCTGTACACGCTCAACAAGGCCGATCTCTGCCTGCGCCTGCGCCAGGAAACCGGCCTGTAA
- a CDS encoding phosphodiester glycosidase family protein, which produces MPLFSARHATPALFLRLVLAAVLPVCCLAALLLAYPAAPCQAGATCSLHVRDCAEAVRSENRPEDSLDESALFGYDAAPQSSRLPLTQHRRSTTASPKPDAGQPPAASAATPPPSAQPAPPAAPATDDTPGQTPAAQTAPWRSMEDGVEYASLPLPLPREEEGPQIAMLRLHPDKVDFLLCAIGREGHQALTLSEWGERKNLVAAINASMYLPDGTTSTGYMRDGDYTNNGRLVKRFGAFFLAGPDREDLPRATVIDKTRPDWKEMLSHYRLVIQNYRLVDANRQVLWNRGGPWYSISAIGQDGQGNILFLHCREPIEAATFARGLLEMPLDVRTVMYVEGGGQAGLLLRSRLLRRELAGRKATDFLATGNLRSPLPNVLGARRRCPREQTPDAAGQTPAPDDISNKKNY; this is translated from the coding sequence ATGCCCCTTTTCTCCGCCCGACACGCCACGCCCGCCCTTTTTCTGCGCCTCGTGCTTGCTGCCGTGCTGCCGGTCTGCTGCCTTGCGGCACTGCTGCTGGCATACCCTGCGGCCCCTTGTCAGGCCGGGGCGACCTGCTCCCTGCACGTGCGGGACTGTGCCGAGGCCGTCCGTTCGGAAAACCGGCCCGAAGACAGTCTGGACGAAAGCGCGCTCTTTGGCTATGACGCCGCTCCCCAGTCCTCGCGACTGCCGCTCACGCAGCACCGGCGCAGCACCACGGCTTCGCCAAAGCCTGACGCCGGGCAGCCGCCGGCGGCATCCGCAGCGACACCGCCCCCATCGGCACAGCCGGCCCCGCCGGCAGCACCGGCAACGGACGACACGCCAGGCCAGACGCCCGCAGCGCAGACCGCCCCCTGGCGCAGTATGGAAGATGGCGTGGAATATGCCTCGCTGCCCCTTCCGCTTCCCCGAGAGGAGGAAGGCCCGCAGATCGCCATGCTGCGCCTGCATCCCGACAAGGTGGACTTTCTGCTCTGCGCCATCGGGCGGGAGGGGCACCAGGCGCTGACCCTCAGCGAATGGGGCGAACGCAAGAATCTGGTGGCAGCCATCAATGCCAGCATGTACCTGCCCGACGGCACCACCAGTACCGGCTACATGCGTGATGGCGATTATACCAATAACGGCCGCCTGGTAAAACGCTTTGGCGCCTTCTTTCTGGCCGGTCCCGACAGGGAGGATCTGCCCCGCGCCACCGTCATTGACAAGACCCGCCCGGACTGGAAGGAAATGCTGTCGCACTACCGGCTGGTCATCCAGAACTACCGCCTGGTGGATGCCAACCGTCAGGTGCTCTGGAACCGGGGCGGGCCATGGTACTCCATTTCGGCCATCGGACAGGACGGCCAGGGCAATATCCTTTTTCTGCACTGCCGCGAACCCATAGAGGCCGCCACCTTTGCCCGGGGCCTTCTGGAAATGCCGCTGGATGTCCGCACGGTCATGTATGTGGAAGGCGGCGGACAGGCCGGACTGCTGCTGCGCTCCCGCCTGCTGCGCCGGGAGCTGGCCGGCCGCAAGGCCACGGATTTTCTGGCCACCGGCAATCTGCGCTCCCCCCTGCCCAATGTGCTGGGCGCACGGCGGCGCTGCCCTCGGGAACAGACGCCGGATGCCGCCGGGCAGACGCCGGCCCCTGACGACATTTCTAATAAAAAAAATTACTGA
- a CDS encoding desulfoferrodoxin, with product MPKQLEIYKCTHCGNIVEVFHAGAAPLQCCGEAMKLMAEGSTDGALEKHVPVIEKIDGGYKVSVGSVPHPMQEEHYVEWIELIADNQVLTCFLKPGDKPEAVFKTDAAKVTAREYCNLHGHWKAEN from the coding sequence ATGCCCAAGCAGCTCGAAATTTATAAGTGCACGCATTGCGGCAATATTGTTGAAGTCTTCCATGCCGGCGCAGCGCCGCTGCAGTGCTGTGGCGAAGCCATGAAGCTCATGGCCGAAGGTTCCACCGACGGTGCCCTGGAAAAGCATGTGCCCGTCATTGAAAAGATTGATGGCGGCTACAAGGTCAGCGTGGGCAGCGTGCCCCATCCCATGCAGGAAGAGCACTATGTGGAATGGATCGAACTCATTGCCGACAACCAGGTGCTGACCTGTTTCCTCAAGCCCGGGGACAAGCCGGAAGCCGTGTTCAAGACCGATGCCGCCAAGGTGACGGCCCGCGAATACTGCAACCTGCACGGCCACTGGAAAGCGGAAAACTAA
- a CDS encoding rubredoxin: MQKYVCGVCGYEYDPAENDNVPFDQLPDDWTCPVCGVSKDQFTPAE; this comes from the coding sequence ATGCAGAAGTACGTTTGCGGCGTGTGCGGCTATGAGTATGATCCTGCCGAAAATGATAATGTTCCCTTTGATCAGCTGCCCGACGACTGGACGTGTCCCGTGTGCGGTGTGAGCAAGGACCAGTTCACCCCCGCTGAATAA
- a CDS encoding FprA family A-type flavoprotein, translated as MQPVELKKDIYWVGYVDYDHRDFHGYSRSPEGTTYNAYLIKDEKNVLMDTVSPGLAGSMLCRIAKIMPPEKIDYIVCNHMELDHAGCLAELVERCKPEKIFCSTLGLKSMQGYYDISNWPVVAVKSGDTLEIGKRTIVFQETRMLHWPDSMVSYIPQDKLLISNDAFGQNIASTARFVDEHDDADFLRAVKEYYYNIVLPYSPQVLATLPVVEKLDIDMIAPDHGLIHRGEAAVRRIVDLYRTLAEQKPQKRALIFYDTMWKSTEKMAYAACSGLEDAGVPTRIMSVKSNHHSQVMTELADCGAVLAGSPTHNNTIMPLVAAQLTYMKGLRPKNRVGGAFGSYGWSGESAKIIHEQLASMGMDMPVPFVKCNWAPGHDALKACYDLGKAVAEALIKKCEEA; from the coding sequence ATGCAGCCCGTCGAACTGAAAAAAGATATCTACTGGGTCGGCTATGTCGACTATGACCACCGTGATTTTCACGGCTATTCCCGCTCCCCCGAAGGCACCACCTACAATGCCTATCTCATCAAGGACGAAAAGAACGTCCTCATGGACACGGTTTCTCCCGGTCTGGCCGGCAGCATGCTCTGCCGCATTGCCAAGATTATGCCGCCGGAAAAAATCGACTACATCGTCTGCAACCACATGGAGCTGGACCACGCCGGCTGCCTGGCCGAACTGGTGGAACGCTGCAAGCCGGAAAAGATTTTCTGCTCCACGCTCGGCCTCAAGTCCATGCAGGGCTACTATGACATTTCGAACTGGCCCGTGGTGGCGGTGAAAAGCGGCGATACGCTGGAAATCGGCAAGCGCACCATCGTGTTTCAGGAAACCCGCATGCTGCACTGGCCCGACAGCATGGTCTCCTACATCCCGCAGGACAAGCTGCTCATCAGCAATGATGCCTTCGGCCAGAACATTGCCAGCACCGCCCGCTTTGTGGACGAGCATGACGATGCCGACTTCCTGCGCGCGGTGAAGGAATACTACTACAACATCGTCCTGCCCTATTCTCCGCAGGTGCTGGCCACCCTGCCCGTGGTGGAAAAGCTGGACATCGACATGATCGCCCCGGACCACGGCCTCATCCACCGCGGCGAAGCTGCCGTGCGCCGCATTGTGGACCTCTACCGCACTCTGGCTGAGCAGAAGCCCCAGAAGCGCGCCCTCATCTTCTATGACACCATGTGGAAATCCACGGAAAAGATGGCCTATGCTGCCTGCAGCGGCCTGGAAGATGCCGGCGTGCCCACCCGCATCATGTCCGTGAAGAGCAATCATCACAGCCAGGTCATGACCGAACTGGCCGACTGCGGCGCCGTGCTGGCCGGCTCCCCCACCCACAACAACACCATCATGCCCCTGGTGGCCGCACAGCTCACCTATATGAAGGGCCTGCGTCCCAAGAATCGTGTAGGCGGCGCCTTCGGTTCCTATGGCTGGTCCGGCGAATCCGCCAAGATCATCCACGAGCAGCTGGCTTCCATGGGCATGGACATGCCCGTGCCCTTTGTGAAGTGCAACTGGGCGCCCGGTCATGATGCCCTCAAGGCCTGCTATGACCTGGGCAAGGCCGTGGCCGAAGCCCTGATCAAAAAGTGCGAGGAAGCCTAG
- a CDS encoding LarC family nickel insertion protein, with protein sequence MKELYIDCSQGISGDMTLAALSHLGVDFSPLPALLDAAGVACSLTSWQENRAGGPGMRVEVDWKAEAQPLRHPADIAAIFRRVQVKERVRGRALAVLEALALAEAHAHQIAVEDVHFHEVGAVDTLVDILGVCWGLEQLDCARVTASPLPWFGGSIQCAHGTLPLPAPATAWLMQGKPVQPTTATTELVTPTGAALVHTLVDAFEAPCGRLGRLGTGYGSRPAPAGLRIWEILESRRGSGAQEQGGRESVCQLECHLDHLSGEELGMALEVLAAAPEVLDVLWLPGVGKKNRPSGALRVLCAPEDEAAAVALVLRHTHTLGVRRALMQRYVLPRGQSSCLLAGCEVPAKAYVLEGRSYVRPEADAVRERAAQLELGAPALRFSRSDAGDEGQDGQA encoded by the coding sequence ATGAAAGAACTTTATATTGATTGTTCTCAGGGGATCAGCGGGGATATGACCCTGGCGGCTCTCAGCCATCTGGGGGTGGATTTTTCGCCGCTGCCCGCGCTGCTGGACGCTGCCGGCGTGGCGTGCTCCCTGACGAGCTGGCAGGAAAACCGGGCCGGAGGCCCCGGCATGCGGGTGGAGGTGGACTGGAAGGCCGAGGCCCAGCCCCTGCGCCACCCTGCGGACATTGCCGCCATCTTCCGGCGGGTGCAGGTGAAGGAGCGGGTGCGCGGGCGGGCGCTGGCCGTGCTGGAAGCCCTCGCTCTGGCCGAGGCGCACGCGCACCAGATTGCGGTGGAGGACGTGCATTTTCATGAGGTGGGCGCCGTGGACACCCTGGTGGACATTCTGGGCGTTTGCTGGGGGCTGGAGCAGCTGGACTGCGCCAGGGTGACGGCCTCGCCCCTGCCGTGGTTCGGCGGCAGCATCCAGTGCGCCCACGGCACGCTGCCCCTGCCGGCGCCGGCCACGGCCTGGCTCATGCAGGGCAAGCCCGTGCAGCCCACCACGGCCACCACGGAGCTGGTCACGCCCACGGGGGCGGCGCTGGTGCATACGCTGGTGGATGCCTTTGAGGCGCCCTGCGGCCGGCTGGGGCGCCTGGGCACGGGCTATGGCTCGCGTCCGGCACCGGCAGGGCTGCGCATCTGGGAAATTCTGGAATCCCGGCGCGGCAGCGGGGCACAGGAGCAGGGCGGCAGGGAGTCTGTCTGCCAGCTGGAATGCCATCTGGACCATCTCAGCGGGGAAGAGCTGGGCATGGCGCTGGAAGTGCTGGCTGCCGCACCGGAAGTGCTGGATGTGCTCTGGCTACCCGGCGTGGGCAAGAAGAACCGTCCCTCCGGCGCCCTGCGTGTGCTCTGCGCCCCGGAGGATGAGGCAGCGGCCGTGGCGCTGGTGCTGCGCCACACGCATACGCTGGGGGTGCGCCGTGCCCTGATGCAGCGATATGTGCTGCCCCGTGGTCAGTCCTCCTGCCTGCTGGCAGGCTGCGAGGTGCCGGCCAAGGCCTATGTCCTGGAAGGACGCTCCTATGTGCGCCCCGAGGCCGATGCCGTGCGGGAACGCGCGGCGCAGCTGGAGCTGGGGGCACCGGCCCTGCGTTTCAGCCGCTCCGATGCCGGGGATGAAGGGCAGGACGGCCAGGCCTGA
- a CDS encoding CBS and ACT domain-containing protein, with the protein MSVKHWMTNDVITVKADTSLLKCRSLMKEKNIRRVPVVDDDNHVIGIISDRDVKGASPSKATALEVHEMQYLLAEIKAKDIMTPSPVTVKPDTTVENAAVLMVDRKIGGLPVVNDDGRLVGIITDQDIFKVLIDITGARLGGLYVALEVDDKPGAMRPVFDTLREQGARISSVLSRNPETGGKRQVFIRTMPMENGTAQEAATIDALRSVAKVLDFSHCDPVK; encoded by the coding sequence ATGTCCGTCAAGCACTGGATGACCAATGACGTCATCACCGTCAAGGCCGACACGTCGCTGCTCAAGTGTCGCAGCCTCATGAAGGAAAAAAACATTCGCCGTGTTCCGGTGGTAGATGACGACAATCATGTCATCGGCATCATCTCCGACCGTGACGTGAAGGGCGCCTCGCCCTCCAAGGCCACAGCGCTGGAAGTGCATGAAATGCAGTATCTTCTGGCTGAAATCAAGGCCAAGGACATCATGACACCCTCCCCTGTCACGGTCAAACCCGACACCACGGTGGAAAATGCGGCCGTGCTCATGGTTGACCGCAAGATCGGCGGCCTGCCCGTTGTCAATGATGACGGCCGTCTGGTGGGCATCATCACCGACCAGGACATCTTCAAGGTGCTCATCGACATCACGGGCGCACGTCTGGGCGGCCTCTACGTGGCCCTGGAAGTGGACGACAAGCCCGGCGCCATGCGCCCGGTTTTCGACACCCTGCGCGAACAGGGGGCACGCATCAGCTCCGTCCTCAGTCGCAACCCCGAAACCGGCGGCAAGCGCCAGGTCTTCATCCGCACCATGCCCATGGAAAACGGCACCGCCCAGGAGGCTGCCACCATTGATGCCCTGCGCAGTGTGGCCAAGGTTCTTGACTTCTCGCACTGCGATCCCGTGAAGTAG
- a CDS encoding TusE/DsrC/DsvC family sulfur relay protein: MAEITYKGKTFEVDEDGFLLHFDEWCPEWMEYVKESEGITELNADHQKILDFLQDYYRKNGIAPMVRILSKNTGYKLKEVYELFPSGPGKGACKMAGLPKPTGCV; the protein is encoded by the coding sequence ATGGCTGAAATTACGTATAAGGGTAAAACTTTCGAAGTCGACGAAGACGGCTTCCTGCTGCACTTCGACGAATGGTGCCCTGAGTGGATGGAATATGTGAAGGAATCCGAAGGTATCACCGAGCTGAACGCCGACCACCAGAAGATCCTTGACTTCCTCCAGGACTACTACCGCAAGAACGGCATCGCTCCCATGGTGCGCATCCTGTCCAAGAACACCGGCTACAAGCTGAAGGAAGTGTACGAACTCTTCCCCTCCGGCCCCGGCAAGGGCGCCTGCAAGATGGCTGGTCTGCCCAAGCCCACCGGCTGCGTGTAG